Proteins encoded by one window of Halomonas sp. Bachu 37:
- a CDS encoding peroxiredoxin encodes MTISVGDKIPDVTIKTNGPDGPQDISTGELFSGKRAVLFAVPGAFTPGCSNTHMPGFVANADKILAKGVDTIACMAVNDAFVLGAWQESQNAQAFTMLADGNAEFAKALGLEMDASGMGMGTRCKRFALIANDGVVEYIGVDDKGVHDSSAETVLEQL; translated from the coding sequence ATGACGATTTCCGTAGGTGACAAGATTCCCGACGTAACCATCAAGACCAACGGCCCGGATGGCCCCCAGGATATTTCCACCGGTGAGTTGTTCAGCGGCAAGCGCGCCGTGCTGTTCGCCGTGCCCGGCGCCTTCACGCCGGGCTGTTCCAATACTCACATGCCGGGCTTCGTGGCGAATGCCGACAAGATCCTCGCCAAGGGCGTAGATACCATCGCCTGCATGGCGGTCAATGACGCCTTTGTGCTGGGCGCCTGGCAAGAGAGTCAGAATGCCCAGGCCTTCACCATGCTCGCCGATGGCAATGCGGAATTCGCCAAGGCCCTGGGGTTGGAAATGGACGCCTCCGGCATGGGTATGGGAACACGCTGCAAGCGTTTTGCCCTGATCGCCAACGATGGTGTCGTGGAATACATCGGCGTGGATGACAAGGGCGTCCACGACAGCAGCGCCGAAACCGTGCTGGAGCAGCTGTAA
- a CDS encoding patatin-like phospholipase family protein — protein sequence MTDIKKLDLALQGGGAHGAYTWGVIDRLLEDERIEIEGISGTSAGAMNGVVVADALTRGDQETARRALYDFWRAVSRAGMASPVRRTPVDMLKGNWSLDHSPGYLAMDLMSRLVSPYQFNPLNVNPLRKIVAEHVDFERVQRCEQLKLFVAATNVRSGKQRVFRREEMTVDVLMASACLPLFFQAVEIDGEAYWDGGYMGNPALFPLMEECSTRDILLVQINPVSREEVPTSASAILNRLNEITFNASLIKEIRMIAMLKNSLEAQGIENCYQQSLFHRISGEQALENLSVSSKLNSEWPFLCHLFDHGRAATERWLEENFDAIGQRSTLDIDAVYLH from the coding sequence ATGACCGATATCAAGAAACTGGATCTTGCCCTGCAGGGCGGGGGCGCCCACGGTGCCTATACGTGGGGTGTCATCGACCGCCTGCTCGAAGATGAACGTATCGAGATCGAAGGTATCAGCGGCACCAGTGCCGGCGCCATGAACGGTGTGGTGGTAGCCGATGCGTTGACCCGGGGCGACCAGGAAACGGCTCGCCGGGCGTTGTACGACTTCTGGCGGGCCGTCAGCCGCGCGGGCATGGCGAGCCCGGTTCGCCGCACGCCCGTCGATATGCTGAAGGGTAACTGGAGCCTGGACCATTCTCCGGGCTATCTGGCGATGGACCTGATGAGCCGCCTGGTATCGCCCTATCAATTCAACCCGCTCAACGTGAACCCGCTACGCAAAATCGTGGCCGAACACGTCGATTTCGAGCGTGTCCAGCGCTGTGAGCAACTCAAGTTGTTCGTCGCCGCCACCAATGTGCGAAGCGGTAAACAGCGGGTCTTTCGCCGCGAAGAGATGACTGTCGATGTGTTGATGGCTTCCGCCTGCCTCCCGCTTTTCTTCCAAGCGGTGGAGATCGACGGCGAGGCATACTGGGACGGAGGCTACATGGGAAACCCGGCGCTTTTTCCGCTCATGGAGGAGTGCAGCACCCGGGATATTCTGCTGGTACAGATCAACCCTGTCAGCCGAGAGGAAGTGCCCACCAGCGCCAGCGCCATCCTTAACCGCCTCAACGAGATCACCTTCAATGCCTCACTGATCAAGGAGATCCGCATGATCGCCATGCTCAAGAATTCCCTGGAGGCACAAGGTATCGAGAATTGCTATCAGCAGAGCCTGTTTCATCGCATCAGCGGCGAACAGGCACTGGAGAACCTGTCGGTCTCGAGCAAGCTCAATTCGGAGTGGCCGTTTCTGTGCCATCTGTTCGACCATGGCCGCGCCGCCACCGAGCGCTGGCTGGAAGAGAACTTCGACGCCATCGGCCAGCGCTCCACTCTGGATATCGATGCCGTCTATCTACATTGA
- a CDS encoding GNAT family N-acetyltransferase, with the protein MQLAPMTEADFKAFWPTFEQTVKARETYAFDPALSYPEARHLWCELPQVTYVAKQNNGEVLGSYYLKPNAAGPGDHVCNCGYMVTQAARGQGVAKTMCLHSQRVAVELGYRAIQFNAVVSTNTVAVALWQRLGFAIVGTVPNAYRHARLGLVDAHIMYKDLRPAHE; encoded by the coding sequence ATGCAACTTGCCCCGATGACGGAGGCCGATTTCAAGGCGTTCTGGCCGACATTCGAACAGACCGTCAAGGCTCGGGAAACCTATGCCTTCGATCCTGCCCTCTCCTACCCCGAGGCCCGCCATCTCTGGTGTGAGTTACCCCAGGTAACGTATGTGGCCAAGCAGAATAATGGTGAAGTGCTGGGAAGCTATTACCTGAAGCCCAACGCCGCAGGCCCAGGCGACCATGTGTGCAACTGCGGCTATATGGTGACACAGGCCGCCAGGGGCCAAGGCGTAGCGAAGACAATGTGTCTACACTCTCAACGTGTGGCTGTCGAACTCGGCTATCGAGCCATCCAATTCAACGCGGTGGTATCCACCAATACCGTGGCGGTGGCACTATGGCAACGGCTGGGCTTTGCCATCGTCGGCACCGTACCCAATGCCTACCGCCATGCCCGGCTGGGCCTGGTGGATGCGCATATCATGTACAAGGATTTACGCCCAGCGCACGAGTAA
- a CDS encoding methyl-accepting chemotaxis protein codes for MADKKASRFSLSLQAKIVFLVLVPMLILALVLTALEVQGSLTRIDETLEEQRELLVEERETTVRYLVESAFNAVSHLVNHPTLSEAEAQARAQEILQNFRFGNQNYVFALDFDGIAMAMAAAPNRVGTSMSGMTDSEGNAFVDDLIDRARSGDESFYDYSWINPATGEAERKHSMAIPIPEWEWMLGTGIYLSDIDEGLAAVEALAWREFRNDLIAKLAVTLLLLVGVGIAATWLVHRALRPVRRAATTMKDVATGEADLTQRLAVESNDEMGELARQFNAFIERMQVTLQDVHRTSRTVLLASQDIDQGTNELATRTEQSAANLQQTSSSMEEITSTVHHTTQAAEQASQLSHGAVDVATKGSGAMQQVERTMGEINDSASRIGEIITMIDSIAFQTNILALNASVEAARAGEHGRGFAVVAEEVRKLASRSSEASNEIRGLIDASVKHTREGAEIVREAGATMQEIVESVTRVTDVIAEISAGAREQSAGISEVNTAVAEMDSMTQQNSSMVQQSSAAAQSLREGVEHLSHLLDSFVLGETSLQPALPQASSHSRAIPAAAQHPAEPRQASTKRHAVAEEWEEF; via the coding sequence ATGGCAGATAAAAAAGCATCCCGCTTCAGTCTGAGCCTCCAGGCCAAGATCGTGTTCCTTGTGCTGGTCCCCATGTTGATACTTGCGCTAGTCCTTACAGCGCTGGAAGTCCAAGGCTCTCTGACCCGAATCGACGAGACGCTGGAAGAGCAGCGCGAGTTGCTCGTGGAAGAGCGAGAAACCACGGTACGCTACCTGGTCGAGTCAGCATTTAATGCGGTCTCGCATCTGGTGAATCATCCCACCCTCAGTGAAGCGGAAGCCCAGGCGCGTGCCCAGGAAATCCTGCAGAATTTCCGCTTCGGCAACCAGAACTACGTGTTTGCATTGGATTTTGATGGTATTGCCATGGCGATGGCAGCGGCTCCCAACCGCGTCGGCACCAGCATGTCGGGGATGACCGACAGCGAAGGCAATGCCTTTGTCGATGACCTGATCGACCGGGCGCGTAGCGGTGACGAAAGCTTCTATGATTATTCATGGATCAATCCTGCTACTGGCGAGGCTGAACGCAAGCACTCCATGGCCATCCCCATCCCCGAGTGGGAGTGGATGCTAGGAACCGGCATCTACCTGAGTGATATCGACGAAGGCCTGGCCGCCGTCGAAGCCTTGGCCTGGCGCGAGTTCCGCAACGACCTGATCGCCAAACTGGCGGTAACGCTGCTGCTGCTGGTGGGGGTGGGCATCGCCGCGACCTGGCTGGTGCATCGTGCGTTGCGTCCGGTGCGTCGTGCCGCCACGACGATGAAGGATGTGGCCACAGGCGAAGCCGACCTGACCCAGCGCCTGGCCGTGGAATCCAATGATGAAATGGGCGAACTGGCCCGCCAGTTCAATGCCTTCATCGAGCGCATGCAAGTTACTCTGCAGGACGTGCATCGCACCTCGCGCACCGTACTGCTCGCTTCGCAGGATATCGACCAGGGCACCAACGAGCTGGCGACGCGTACCGAGCAGTCCGCGGCCAACCTGCAGCAGACGTCTTCCTCCATGGAGGAAATTACTTCCACCGTGCATCACACGACCCAGGCCGCCGAGCAGGCTAGCCAGCTGTCCCACGGCGCCGTCGACGTAGCGACCAAGGGCAGCGGGGCGATGCAGCAGGTAGAGCGCACCATGGGCGAGATCAATGATTCGGCGAGCAGGATTGGCGAGATCATTACCATGATCGACTCGATCGCCTTCCAGACCAATATCCTGGCGCTCAACGCCTCGGTGGAAGCGGCGCGTGCCGGCGAGCACGGGCGCGGATTCGCCGTAGTGGCGGAGGAAGTACGCAAGCTGGCCAGCCGTTCCAGCGAAGCGTCCAATGAGATTCGCGGCTTGATCGATGCGTCGGTCAAGCACACTCGCGAGGGTGCCGAGATCGTGCGCGAGGCCGGGGCGACCATGCAGGAGATCGTCGAGAGCGTGACCCGGGTGACAGATGTGATCGCCGAAATCAGTGCGGGCGCACGGGAACAGAGTGCTGGTATCAGCGAGGTCAATACCGCCGTGGCCGAGATGGACTCCATGACCCAGCAGAACTCCTCCATGGTGCAGCAGAGCTCGGCGGCCGCCCAAAGCCTGCGGGAAGGCGTCGAACACTTGAGCCATCTGTTGGATTCGTTCGTGCTGGGCGAGACAAGCCTGCAACCGGCCTTGCCGCAAGCTTCATCTCACAGCCGGGCGATACCTGCGGCGGCACAGCACCCTGCCGAACCCAGGCAGGCAAGCACCAAGCGTCATGCCGTTGCCGAAGAGTGGGAAGAGTTCTAG
- a CDS encoding YkgJ family cysteine cluster protein: MKIDATELPATEITCSTCHACCCRLEVLLISDTGVPERHITHNDWGASVMTRLEDGWCSALNRNTMMCSIYENRPWICREFEMGSDECIAEREEHM, translated from the coding sequence ATGAAAATAGACGCTACCGAATTACCCGCTACCGAGATCACCTGTTCCACTTGTCATGCCTGTTGCTGCCGGCTTGAAGTTCTCCTGATAAGCGATACCGGGGTTCCCGAACGGCACATCACCCACAACGATTGGGGCGCAAGCGTGATGACTCGTCTGGAAGATGGCTGGTGCTCCGCGCTAAACCGCAACACCATGATGTGCTCCATCTACGAGAACCGTCCCTGGATCTGCCGCGAATTCGAAATGGGCTCTGACGAATGTATCGCTGAACGCGAGGAGCACATGTGA
- a CDS encoding NarK family nitrate/nitrite MFS transporter, which produces MDIRNKANRIRLLSFSTPQMRAFHFSWFAFHICFFGWFGIAPLMAVVREDLSLTQTQIGNTIIASVAITVIVRLLIGVLCDRIGPRKTYTGLLILGSIPVMCIGFASSFESFLLARLAIGAIGASFVITQYHTTMMFAPNVVGTANATSAGWGNLGGGTTQILMPLIFSGMLMLGVSETLGWRLAMVVPGIVLFITGIGYWRFTQDAPNGNFAELRARGELPPASGEHGAARSFLAAAKDIRVWALFVVYGLCFGVELTINNIAAIYFFDNFELTLATAGMIAGLFGLMNIFARTLGGVFSDLFAKQAGLKGRVRWLFIALVCEGVALVAFSQMHVLSLAIGIMLVFSLFVQMAEGATYGVVPFINKRCLGAVAGIVGAGGNVGAVAAAFLFRSEALSYQQGLFYLGVTVLALASCVMLVRFSDATEAEEARAYRDAVGDDTGAGALSLR; this is translated from the coding sequence ATGGACATTCGCAATAAAGCCAACAGAATCCGCTTGTTGAGTTTCTCGACACCGCAGATGCGCGCATTCCATTTCTCCTGGTTCGCCTTTCATATCTGCTTTTTCGGCTGGTTCGGCATCGCGCCCTTGATGGCGGTGGTCCGTGAGGATCTCTCACTGACACAGACCCAGATCGGCAACACCATCATTGCCTCCGTCGCCATTACGGTAATCGTGCGCCTGTTGATCGGGGTACTATGTGATCGTATCGGGCCGCGCAAGACCTATACCGGCCTGCTGATATTGGGTTCGATTCCGGTCATGTGCATCGGCTTCGCCAGCAGTTTCGAAAGCTTTCTGCTGGCACGGCTGGCCATTGGCGCCATCGGGGCCTCATTCGTCATCACCCAGTACCACACCACCATGATGTTCGCACCCAACGTCGTGGGAACCGCCAATGCCACCAGTGCCGGATGGGGCAACCTGGGCGGCGGTACCACCCAGATTCTGATGCCGCTGATCTTCTCGGGAATGCTGATGCTGGGTGTCAGCGAAACCTTGGGATGGCGCCTGGCCATGGTCGTTCCGGGTATCGTGCTGTTCATTACCGGCATCGGTTATTGGCGCTTCACCCAGGACGCTCCCAACGGCAATTTCGCCGAGCTGCGCGCTCGCGGCGAGCTGCCCCCGGCCAGTGGCGAACACGGCGCCGCCCGCAGTTTTCTTGCGGCGGCCAAGGATATCCGCGTATGGGCGCTGTTCGTGGTTTACGGCTTGTGTTTCGGTGTGGAACTGACGATCAACAATATCGCCGCAATCTACTTCTTCGATAATTTCGAGCTGACCCTGGCCACCGCCGGGATGATTGCCGGCCTCTTCGGCCTGATGAATATCTTCGCCCGTACCCTGGGCGGGGTATTTTCCGACCTGTTCGCCAAGCAGGCCGGTTTGAAAGGCCGGGTCCGCTGGCTGTTCATTGCTCTGGTCTGCGAAGGTGTCGCCCTGGTGGCATTTTCCCAGATGCATGTACTGAGCCTTGCCATCGGCATCATGCTGGTCTTCAGCCTGTTCGTGCAGATGGCGGAAGGGGCCACATACGGCGTCGTGCCGTTCATCAACAAGCGCTGCCTGGGCGCCGTCGCGGGTATCGTGGGCGCCGGCGGCAATGTGGGCGCCGTGGCGGCCGCCTTCCTGTTCCGCAGCGAAGCGTTAAGCTATCAGCAGGGTCTTTTCTATCTCGGTGTAACGGTACTGGCACTTGCCTCCTGTGTCATGCTGGTACGCTTCAGCGATGCCACGGAAGCAGAAGAAGCCAGGGCCTATCGCGATGCGGTGGGCGATGATACCGGCGCCGGTGCTCTTTCGCTGCGCTGA
- a CDS encoding LLM class flavin-dependent oxidoreductase codes for MSRLSNTALSVLDLAPIRQGGSAADTFRDTVSLAQLTERLGFTRYWLAEHHNIDGIASAATAVLIGHVAGQTSTIRVGSGGIMLPNHPPLVIAEQFGTLETLYPGRIDLGLGRAPGSDGATMAAMRRHPQAGVDDFPQQLAELHRYLADAEPGQRVKAVPGQGTHVPTWLLGSSGYSAQLAAKLGLPFAFAAQFAPGYLFEALRLYRDNFQPSATLEKPYAMVGLPVIAADSDEQARYLATTAQQKFLNLIRGQRTQSLPPVDQLDWTPYEQAQVEQFLGAAIIGGPQTVKAGLEEFSERTGADELMINSDFYRHEDRLRSYEIVAEAAR; via the coding sequence ATGAGTCGACTTTCAAACACGGCGCTTTCCGTCCTTGACCTTGCGCCGATACGTCAGGGCGGCAGCGCCGCCGATACCTTTCGCGACACCGTCTCGCTGGCGCAGTTGACCGAGCGGCTGGGTTTCACCCGTTACTGGCTTGCCGAGCATCACAATATCGACGGAATCGCCAGTGCCGCCACCGCCGTACTGATCGGCCATGTCGCCGGGCAGACCTCGACGATTCGCGTGGGCAGCGGCGGCATCATGCTGCCCAATCATCCGCCGCTGGTGATTGCCGAGCAGTTCGGTACGCTCGAAACCCTCTATCCCGGCCGGATCGACCTGGGGCTGGGGCGTGCGCCCGGCTCGGATGGCGCCACCATGGCCGCCATGCGCCGTCATCCGCAGGCAGGAGTGGACGATTTCCCCCAGCAGCTCGCCGAGCTCCACCGCTACCTGGCGGATGCCGAGCCCGGCCAGCGGGTCAAGGCGGTTCCCGGCCAGGGCACCCACGTACCCACTTGGCTTCTGGGTTCGAGTGGCTACAGCGCGCAGCTGGCAGCCAAACTCGGATTGCCGTTCGCCTTTGCCGCTCAGTTCGCGCCAGGGTATCTCTTTGAAGCGCTGCGGCTTTACCGCGACAACTTCCAGCCCTCCGCGACGCTGGAGAAGCCCTACGCCATGGTGGGCTTGCCGGTCATCGCCGCCGATAGCGACGAGCAGGCACGCTACCTGGCCACTACCGCGCAGCAGAAGTTTCTCAACCTGATTCGCGGGCAACGCACTCAATCGCTGCCTCCGGTCGACCAGCTTGACTGGACGCCCTACGAGCAAGCCCAGGTGGAACAGTTCCTGGGGGCGGCGATCATCGGCGGTCCTCAGACGGTAAAAGCCGGGCTCGAGGAGTTCAGCGAACGCACCGGCGCCGATGAGTTGATGATCAATAGCGACTTCTATCGTCACGAAGATCGTCTGCGCAGTTACGAGATCGTGGCCGAGGCGGCCAGGTGA
- a CDS encoding SDR family oxidoreductase — protein MHDGVVLITGASSGIGAATARAAAREGYKLVLAARSQDKLEALAHELGPENVLTCGVDVTQMDQQQAMVEQALETFGRIDVVFANAGRGGSPGGFSGADHQAWHDMILTNIYGVGLTLQACLPSLRSSKGHVLLTGSAAGRTTIPGSMYSATKWAVSGIGYNLREELRGSGIRVTLIEPGMVDTPFFDDPPEYALEDRDIANAVIYAVKQPRHVDINEVLIRPTPPEE, from the coding sequence ATGCATGATGGAGTGGTACTAATCACCGGCGCTTCTAGTGGAATAGGCGCCGCAACTGCCAGGGCAGCCGCCCGGGAGGGTTATAAACTGGTACTGGCCGCACGCTCGCAGGATAAGCTTGAAGCGCTGGCACACGAGCTGGGGCCGGAGAATGTGCTGACATGCGGCGTCGATGTCACCCAGATGGATCAGCAGCAAGCCATGGTGGAGCAAGCCCTGGAGACGTTCGGCCGTATCGATGTCGTATTCGCCAACGCCGGCCGTGGCGGCTCTCCCGGAGGATTCAGCGGCGCCGATCACCAGGCGTGGCACGACATGATCCTCACCAATATCTACGGCGTCGGCCTCACCCTGCAAGCCTGTCTGCCCAGTTTGCGGAGCAGCAAGGGCCATGTCCTGCTGACCGGCTCCGCCGCCGGGCGCACCACGATTCCCGGCTCCATGTACAGCGCCACCAAGTGGGCAGTGAGCGGTATAGGCTACAATCTGCGCGAGGAGCTGCGCGGCAGTGGCATTCGCGTCACCTTGATCGAACCGGGTATGGTCGATACCCCCTTCTTCGATGATCCACCGGAGTACGCCCTGGAAGATCGCGACATCGCCAATGCGGTCATCTATGCGGTCAAGCAACCTCGCCATGTGGATATCAATGAAGTTCTGATTCGCCCCACTCCGCCGGAAGAGTAA
- a CDS encoding DUF1415 domain-containing protein, with amino-acid sequence MPLADETVVQHTLEWVKSFIVGQNVCPFAKREVEKDSVRIIVVRSKKLEVALEELMAEVQWLDEHADTETTLLVFPTLFKGFHHYLDFVELAENVMADQGCDGIYQLATFHPDYCFAETDPDEVSNYTNRSPYPMLHLLREASLDKAIAFSGDTSTIPERNIAHMQALGREQLETQLQQCMHEKS; translated from the coding sequence ATGCCGCTAGCCGATGAAACCGTTGTTCAACACACTCTGGAGTGGGTCAAATCCTTCATTGTGGGGCAGAACGTTTGCCCTTTTGCCAAGCGGGAAGTGGAAAAGGACTCCGTCAGGATCATCGTGGTGCGCTCCAAGAAGCTGGAGGTCGCGCTGGAAGAGCTGATGGCGGAAGTGCAGTGGCTGGATGAACATGCCGATACCGAGACCACGCTGCTGGTCTTTCCCACCTTATTCAAGGGGTTCCATCATTACCTGGATTTCGTCGAGTTGGCGGAAAACGTCATGGCTGATCAAGGCTGCGACGGCATCTATCAGCTGGCCACCTTTCACCCGGACTACTGCTTTGCCGAGACGGACCCGGACGAGGTCTCCAACTACACCAATCGTTCGCCTTATCCCATGCTGCATCTACTCAGAGAGGCCAGCCTGGACAAAGCCATAGCGTTCTCCGGCGATACCTCGACGATTCCCGAACGCAATATCGCCCATATGCAGGCGTTGGGTAGAGAGCAGCTGGAAACACAGCTTCAGCAGTGCATGCACGAAAAGTCTTGA
- a CDS encoding nitrate- and nitrite sensing domain-containing protein has product MPSPHYLLLAAKRCDIDDLTHLATTCDIVGDISRFIHVLQRERGAANIYLASNGNQFGSRCDVSVEESQAAEAQLRKRLDAMSRDSRPLVGARLLRRIAAAWFALDELATMRRAIKELALSPDAATQRFNQLISGLLSIVFEAADSTADPDITHALVAIFHFMQGKELAGQERACGAFGFATGHFDDAHRTTLVSLVDAQQRCFDTFIEFADSEARQQWQRQLSTRTLSGIQQLREIAAHRTQPTDTPDTLAETWYELTTLRIDSMKLVEDHLTHALSQMCHTKIAQAQEALAQAKAEPHKQHTSSAPCQQLMEMFKEDSSQALGSLTAEAVSSPLSRSLIELTQAQSTRLQSLSDELENTRKALRERKLVERAKGLIMAHQDMSEEEAYRFLRKTSMDQSKSMADMARAILDLSSMLQKKETGA; this is encoded by the coding sequence ATGCCATCACCCCACTATCTTCTGCTGGCGGCCAAGCGATGCGATATCGACGACCTGACCCATCTCGCCACCACCTGCGATATCGTCGGGGATATCAGCCGCTTCATTCATGTCCTGCAACGTGAGCGTGGGGCAGCCAATATCTACCTGGCCTCCAATGGTAATCAGTTCGGCAGCCGCTGCGATGTCTCTGTAGAAGAAAGCCAGGCGGCGGAAGCACAGTTGCGCAAGCGCCTGGATGCCATGAGCCGGGACTCCCGGCCGCTCGTCGGAGCACGCCTGCTCCGGCGCATCGCTGCCGCCTGGTTTGCCCTGGATGAACTCGCCACGATGCGCCGGGCGATCAAGGAGCTGGCACTTTCGCCGGACGCCGCCACCCAGCGCTTCAATCAGCTCATCAGTGGGCTGCTTTCGATCGTCTTCGAGGCCGCCGACAGTACTGCCGATCCCGATATCACCCATGCCTTGGTCGCTATCTTCCATTTCATGCAAGGCAAGGAACTGGCAGGGCAGGAGCGTGCCTGTGGCGCCTTCGGCTTTGCTACCGGTCATTTCGATGATGCTCACCGCACCACGTTGGTCAGCCTGGTAGATGCGCAGCAGCGCTGTTTCGACACGTTCATCGAGTTCGCCGACAGCGAAGCCCGTCAACAATGGCAACGGCAACTCTCGACACGTACGTTAAGCGGCATCCAGCAGTTGCGCGAAATTGCCGCCCACCGCACGCAGCCGACAGACACCCCCGATACCCTGGCAGAAACCTGGTACGAACTCACCACCCTGCGTATCGACTCGATGAAACTAGTAGAAGATCACCTTACTCATGCACTGTCGCAGATGTGCCACACCAAGATTGCCCAGGCGCAGGAGGCGCTGGCACAAGCCAAGGCCGAACCGCACAAGCAGCACACCTCCTCGGCGCCATGCCAGCAATTGATGGAAATGTTCAAGGAGGATTCTTCCCAGGCGCTCGGTTCCCTTACCGCCGAAGCCGTCAGTTCGCCCTTGAGCCGCTCGCTGATCGAACTGACCCAGGCCCAATCCACCCGCTTGCAAAGCCTCAGCGATGAGCTGGAGAACACGCGCAAGGCGCTACGCGAGCGCAAACTGGTCGAGCGCGCCAAGGGCTTGATCATGGCTCATCAGGATATGAGCGAAGAAGAGGCCTACCGTTTTCTGCGCAAGACCTCGATGGACCAGAGCAAGAGCATGGCGGATATGGCACGCGCCATTCTGGATCTTTCCAGCATGCTGCAGAAGAAGGAGACCGGCGCTTGA
- a CDS encoding methyl-accepting chemotaxis protein: MSEVALSRRRQRAQADLLMWFPIAIHGALCLVVGWFTDALALAVAVLLGSLIPVALFQWKLPGHVVNPFLKGAAFMLLSVLLIEQSGGIIEAHFSIFIMLSALILYSDWRVIGFAGVLIALHHLLFTWLQHQGIVTLYTSLGGHEEGHGLSQLLGCLAMHAGAVVIQVMVLSYIAHVLKRMMDEGRIVSQFARQAGNGQLNVSFSRQEQLLPAVAAIDAMQQKVGATLYKAQQTAAEVDTLSTDLLHSQRQVAEQAELNATQIERISSSATQLASSTRDSAEETRRVRELAAQAKSAAAQGGEQVNAMRRVMEHLETQAEQIHGLLGEIDQITFQTNLLALNASVEAARAGENGRGFAVVAGEVRNLAGQTYDTASRIRQQIDQTRQGVSDGVAQTQAADDATRQVIEIFEQVASRLSGVDLATEQQNNGIEQLEGSIIEMHESLDLSRRSLNHAHTNTQQLAQAAQQLMAAVREFQLKDSSSQTPQAALPSAVHVA, from the coding sequence ATGTCTGAAGTAGCCTTATCCCGCAGGCGCCAGCGAGCGCAGGCGGATCTGTTGATGTGGTTTCCCATCGCTATCCATGGTGCGCTGTGCCTCGTTGTCGGCTGGTTTACCGACGCATTGGCGCTCGCCGTGGCAGTATTGCTCGGCAGCTTGATTCCCGTGGCACTGTTTCAATGGAAACTACCCGGCCATGTCGTCAACCCTTTCCTCAAGGGTGCTGCCTTCATGCTCTTATCTGTCTTGTTGATCGAGCAGAGCGGCGGCATCATCGAAGCACATTTCAGCATTTTCATTATGCTTTCCGCCTTGATCCTATATAGCGACTGGCGCGTCATTGGCTTCGCCGGTGTGCTCATCGCGCTTCACCACCTGCTTTTTACCTGGCTGCAGCATCAAGGTATCGTGACTCTCTATACCAGCCTGGGTGGCCATGAAGAAGGGCATGGGCTGTCCCAACTACTCGGCTGCCTTGCCATGCATGCGGGTGCGGTGGTAATTCAGGTAATGGTATTGAGTTATATCGCCCATGTGCTGAAACGCATGATGGATGAAGGCCGGATCGTCAGCCAGTTCGCCCGCCAAGCCGGGAATGGGCAATTGAATGTGAGCTTCAGCCGACAGGAGCAGCTGTTACCAGCGGTAGCAGCCATTGATGCCATGCAACAAAAAGTTGGCGCAACTTTGTACAAGGCCCAGCAGACCGCGGCGGAGGTGGATACTTTGAGTACCGACCTCCTCCACTCGCAACGGCAGGTAGCCGAACAGGCCGAGCTTAACGCTACCCAGATAGAACGTATCTCCTCCAGTGCCACACAACTCGCCTCTTCGACTCGCGATAGTGCAGAGGAAACCCGCCGGGTGCGCGAGCTGGCCGCCCAGGCCAAGAGCGCTGCCGCTCAGGGCGGCGAGCAGGTCAATGCCATGCGTAGAGTCATGGAACACCTGGAAACCCAAGCGGAACAGATTCATGGACTTCTGGGCGAAATCGACCAGATCACCTTCCAGACCAACCTGTTGGCACTCAACGCATCGGTGGAAGCAGCACGTGCCGGCGAGAATGGTCGTGGCTTCGCCGTGGTAGCTGGGGAAGTACGCAACCTTGCGGGACAAACTTATGACACCGCCTCACGCATCCGCCAGCAGATCGACCAGACGAGACAGGGTGTCTCCGATGGCGTAGCACAGACTCAAGCTGCCGATGACGCCACGCGACAGGTGATCGAGATATTCGAACAGGTGGCTTCGCGCCTGTCAGGAGTCGATCTTGCCACCGAACAACAAAACAACGGTATCGAGCAACTCGAAGGAAGCATCATCGAAATGCATGAATCCCTCGATCTATCTCGGCGCTCATTGAACCACGCCCATACCAATACCCAGCAGTTGGCGCAGGCCGCTCAACAATTGATGGCGGCGGTCCGCGAGTTCCAGCTGAAGGATTCATCGAGCCAAACGCCGCAAGCCGCCCTGCCGTCGGCAGTGCATGTCGCTTAA